The sequence tatcttacttttgcaagtAGTTCGATGTACAATACACTATGCGTAATTTCAAAGTAATTTTGTATATGTAAaatacaaagacacacacacacacacacacacacacacacacatatgatgtCTATGCAATAAACAGTAGGTTTGGGAAGTTAATGAACAGCCTATTGGTTCCATCTACAGGCCAGAGTGGGTAATTACCTGATCCCCCCCAAACAACACCCCCCCCCtcccaacatatatatatatatatatatatatatatatatatatatatatatatatatatatattccatttgtaagagtgtgtgtggtgttttaaattatttttgcactgtttattatattatatacatatgcatatatGGGGCATTCCACCTAATGGGTGCCAGCTGCATATGTACAcacgtagagagagaaagagacagagacatatGTGACGTCACACATTTGGTCCCACGTGAGGCATATGACGTCATCGAGCGATGATATACTTCGTTCGATGACGTCATATGCCTCACGAATAatgcaaagatatatatatatatattcggcCGCGCTCTCACGCTCTTTGCATTATTCGGAATTCAGTGTGCTTGGCGAGGCCGTTTGCTCCGGCATAATTCGAGTTTAATTTGTCATGCGTTGGTTTGCGTCGGCCATGCGTTGgtttaagtattttttcagtttattacGCCAGCCGGAGATCGATGAAACCGACACAATGAAGTTCCTGGGCTTCGAGGTGTGCGGCGTGATCGGTTCTGGGGGTTTCGGCGTCGTTAAACTGGCCAAGTCAAAAAAGCATAAATCATACGTGGCTATTAAAACGATGGACTGCAGGTGGGTGGCTTTGAGGTCCCAATATTCAGTTCTGGAGGTGGAAATCGACATCATCAGCAAAATAAGGCATCCACACATCGTGCACGTTTATGAAGTGATTAGGGTGTGGGACAAAGAGGTGTACATCGTAATGGAAGCAGCCCAGTCATCTCTGGGGGAGGTACTAAAAACCGGGCCTATCCCCAGTCACACAGCTAGACGGTGGTTCTCTCAGCTCGTCAGTGCGTTGGACTACATGCACGAGCAGGACATTGTCCACCATGATCTGAAGTGTGACAACATCCTCGTGACCGAAGATTGCAATGTCAAAATAACTGACTTTGGATTGAGTTGCGTTACAAAAGGCTACCCTGAGCTGTGCAACACGTTTTGTGGCACCTTGGGGTACATTTCACCTGAGGTGCATAACAGAGAGGCATATGACGGCAAGAAAAGTGACGTTTGGAGCCTGGGGATAGTGCTGTACGTCATGGTCACCGGGAAGCTTCCCAGCTGTTCACGCAAGAAGAAAGAGCTTGCAAATCTGTTTCCAGATTACGTCGAAGAGTCCTGCCGTGCTTTAATACTGGATATGCTGCAGTTAGATCCGAGTGCTCGGCCTACGGTGAGGAAGCTGTCAAAGCACCCTTGGCTGCAGTCTGACGTGCAGGACACGCCCACTTCTGAAGATGACAGCCCTGAAACGTTCACATCTGAAGATAAATGGTCTGAAACGTTCACATCTGAAGATAAATGGTCTGAAACGTTCACATCTGAAGATGAAGGGTCTGTAACGTTCACATCTGAAGATAAAGGGTCTGAAACGTTCACATCTGAAGATAAATGGTCTGAAACGTTCACATCTGAAGATGAAGGGTCTGTAACGTTCACATCTGAAGATAAAGGGTCTGAAACGTTCACATCTGAAGATGAAGGGTCTGTAACGTTCACATCTGAAGATAAAGGGTCTGAAACGTTCACATCTGAAGATGAAGGGTCTGTAACGTTCACATCTGAAGATGACAGCCCTGAGGAGGAGCACGGGTTTGGCTGCTTAGGCCGCATTCTGCCATTTCAGGCTGTACTTAAAAGGGTAGCAGGTGCTTGTGCTAAAGCCTTCCGGGTATTCCGACAGAGGGTAAAGAGGCTTTTCcgcaaataaaataaagcaaacaaaaaaagacaatttaTAAATAACATTAAAGAAATGCAGCTAACCAAAAAAGGACAAATAAAATTGAGCAAACCAAAAAAGACCATTTAAATTACATGCAATACAAGAAATgcagcaaaacaaaaaataaataaataaattaaattacattaaagtaATGCAGAGCAGTCCCGACCCGCctcataaactggctgttttcgggctgtttgaatgagcgaaatctgttcagagttatgttaattaacattgcaactctgaagaagcatagacctattatttaagaaaaatgtttaagaacagctaaacacacacagcgctgcaaatCTCACGTGTGCATGCGCCCATTCTACTGGTGCAACTTTTTtagagtttgatttgttacttacaAGATTATAATAGTTTAATtgttttcattatagtttaattttatttatttttatttatttattttttactttttctccttCAATTTAGTTAGTTTTACTTCGTTTTTAGAGTGGGGTTGCTACTTTTTACTAGTTTTTTAattagtgcttagttttagttagttactattaacttttattatttattattaaagttattattattatttctagtattcatttttgttttgtttttttcatactAAACATATTCAGGTACTGTCAAACAACTAACTGTccataaaaaaactgtaacagtccacAAGCTTAATTGCATAAAtacacatcacatcagagagaTTTATCAAAGAGCTTTATCAGAGAGCTTTATCAGAGAGCTTTTTAGGAGATTTTTATCAGTTCAGGGTATTCTGGTGTATTCAGGTAAAATTCTCACGTCTGCTTCTCAGATAAATTCATAGCTGTGTGGTGTTTATTTCACACACTCTATCTcctcctgtttcactacaaaaGTAGTGTTTTTATCTCCCTAGCGCTCTTATTCTAATCACATAAATAATTCTACAGcttcctcagtgttttctgtcgttattttgcggctagcgcgagcacaGCGAACAAGAGCGAATGCCATGGACCGTGAGGTGCGCGCGCTAGACTTCTGGGAGAATAAACAATGTTTCCGCCCGGTTTCGAACcggggacctttcgcgtgtgaggcgaacgtgataaccactacactacagaaacttCTTTAAACGAATTTAgaacaggggtctcaaactcgcggcGCTGTGTCCAACCAATCAGTGGATCGCAGGAACGGCGACTCATACACATAtgcgagcctcacacacacagagcagctgcCTTTTAACCAAGGAGGAgagatccggtgttctgtcgagttgtgctaccctgtcaaaccgcgctacccttttgtgtatatttaaaggtaaatatagccgcaagcggcaatcatcgggttcaagcaccaacttgcacaatggtgcctactggagcattgaatggtgatgtgtaagaaggtctaatatgattggagatgccctgtcacatttagaaattatcaagtttttcacctgttattaatgttgagcagaggcctttcaacctgatcagtgcttaaattcacatgtaaatagTGAAcgttgtaggatattcattaagtgagttagaactagtcaaaaggtgtctacatgttattggtattgatcaggtggcttcaaccagaatgttcacaaagtggtattcagattgacctttgaacctttgcagagcaagctgaaatgtttgaccaaacaagtttaaattaacacaaaggagtgaatgttctgatatgacgtgtaattacgaagttattataaatctagttctgaattaaatggcgcttcatcaagcaccaactagcacaatggtgcctactagagcataggatggtgatgtgtaagaaggtctaacacaattggagacattctgtcacatttagaaatgatcaaaagtatttcacctgttattaatgttgagaagaggcacaaaggagtgaatgttctgatatgacatgtaatgtcaagttattcttaatctagttctgtattaaatggcgcttcatcagagtgatattgtacagaggtctttaacattgtgagattacagcaaatactgcagagttacagcaatttaggttagaaattccaaggacgcacagattgcttgatgcctggagagtattgtatgtgaaattttcacaaatgtttttaatgaacatttacctagagactctacagtgtgcagcaagactgaaatggaggtgataggccaaatatccagagagtagtttcaatatagctattttcaaacaattagcaattatgaatgaacaaagcactttttaaacatagttgtattgagaaatttgtcagagccactgtactaaatatggcaaaaacaattagatgtcaaaatagtacagcatgattgacatatactcgatttttttggaacagcgccccccagtgggcggattgtttcagcactttgcagttcactacagtgtctccacctgaacataactgccaaatatcatccagattgggcaacattcagcctgccaaaatgtctgctgaatgctgattggctgatggtgttcagccatgttgattgattaagttgccctttgaacatcctttagaggctgtatgatagattctgcatgcaaagtttcaacttgctaggttgcacagttgctgagaaacagtgctccaaatttacctcttgaagtgaatggggcatatatccggaaggactaatttgcatatggcggccatattgtttgcatatgtcaactttttcttaatgaatattgaagcgcatgctctcaagagtgttttgataccaaacatgccaggattggtcaaaattcctaggactagtttgcaaaagtaggttttgcatattatgcaaattagcaaaaaatctatatagacggaagtgcatggtccaaattggaaagttgttggtattgacccaaggaatccatcaaaaaaagaattttgaatgtaggtcttatggtttttgagttattgagaaaattgtgaaaaatgaatttccttgtttatagcgccaccacttgaccaatcggtgccatttttgttgtccaccgagatgcactgatcctacatctacctaccaagtttcatttctctatgacttacggtttaggctgcacaactgtttttacaggagaaaaagaataataataataagaagaagaagaagaaaaatcttagcaaaaacaatagggttctacgcaccttcggtgcttgaaccctaaaaatacaaaagaagcacaagaTTAGAGAGTTTTTCCAGTAAAAGTTAATGTAGTAAGTAGTAAGTTACTGTTTTTGGATAGCTCAAATCACCGtatggtagtaagagtttattataatctgtttttttttatttttttagataatttatttttattattgttattattaattccCATTACTCTTTGACAGtgtaatgacagtgagtccaggttgttaaacgcacaaaaaatagaaaaacatagtTATTATAAAACACATGAGAAATAATTTAATGAATGTAGGGTAGCGCATGCGCAGTGTATTTAGGAAGCGCCTATCGATGAGTAGCATGCGTTGAAGAAAATACTTGTCCTTGTCCTGATGCTACCCAGCCTCACACAGGCTCTACTTCCAGCGGCCCCAGATAAAATAAGTTTGAGACCACTGATTTAGGGGAAGCGAACAGGGGTTCATCGCGACATAAACCATTATGGGGATCCTAGTTAATTAAGATTTACTTGGAACAATCTGTTATATCCAGAGTAattcttttatattttcatttttttcaagaCTTTAACAGCCTGATGTATTGTGTTTAAGCCTATATTTAATAGTATAATACactattaaattacatttttccttgttatgttatattatcttgtattatcttattttatctaacTTTATTCTATTCAAgtctattttaattttcttttttttcctttttattctagctttttttccctttatatttaGCTGTGTAACTGCAGCATGCGTTTaagcatttaaggtagaacggAAATCTGAATGAGACACTGGTGAAAAAGAAGCTAGCTTTAAGCgtattaaaaactataaacattGTTTccgcccggtctcgaaccggggacctttcgcgtgttaggcgaacgtgataaccactacactacggaAACTCCTGAGGCGTTTCTATTGCTTGTAGACCCCATATTCATTGGGGAACGTCAATAGAAAATTAatgttatatgtatatttttaatgtaatactCTCAGTTGGTAATGGGTATGTGATTGTAATACAAAAGTAAACTTATACTgttctttttacaactgatgGATGTCAAAATACAGCAGCACAATCATACACTACAAAAACACTAGTTTAATACGTTTGTAATGAGTAAACCCTTTTTGTCAAAAAAGTTAGAGAACACCTAGACAAACACGTAGACTGTGAGTGAAATGCTTCCCTAATCcctcattatttattaatataatacattCTTATGTTATGTTTAGTTATGTTATCTTGTATTATCCTATTTTTTTCTAACTAAATTCTACCTAGGTTTAATTTAAGCTtcgtcttttttgtttttcttttttattgagaGCGTTTGCACAGCGTTGTGCTTTAAATATGGGTTTTCACTGTTAACTGTTTTACTGAAGCAAGTATTTAAGGTGgcaagcatttaaggtggaacggtaatCCGAATAAGACGCTTCAACTTCGTCAAAATTAGTTCTGTTTCcacccggtctcgaaccggggacctttcgcgtgttaggcgaacgtgataaccactacactatgAAAACTCCTATCACAGTTATGGTCAATTTACTGTAAGACTGTAACATTGACTGGTAATGGACATGTAATTGTTTATATCAAATATCTAAACTTGTAGTgttctttttacaactgatgGATGCCAAAATACAGCATGCACTATCATACACTACAACAACACAAGTCCCTACTCCCTCGTTAGTGTGCACTACATAGGGAGAAACTATGTAGAAACTATGTAGTTCATTGAGTAGTGGTGAAACACGAGTGAATTCGGACACGCCCTCATCATTAACATGCGCTCGCTCTGGtcccttaaccctttcagaccagtgatgaaaaaaaaaatcctgacaggaaaaatgctgttttctgtctgtttttattcgttatatagattttatagtagaatataagagtctaatattctactataacatctatatagcaaataaatccaatcaaataaagtattttatagttttttttttaaatatccattGCATGGggagcctgtgtgtaatattttataattcatagaaaacagtaaaaaaaaaagattaaaaagtgttataaatcatattaaattagtaaaaactaGCTGCTACTTTGCCACAATGAATCTAGAACTactgtttttagagtgtagggGATGATGTCAACTCACTGTTTAATTGGTTAATGAACATtcatgttcattggctggttcatggtcttaAACAGAATGTTTTAAAACAGTATATATTAGAACATAAAAAAGTAAGATTAAATAGATTTATGCGTACTACACactgttcttatatatatatatcttatatatatatggacttttgcaaacaaacaaaataaataaacagaaacgccATGACGGATCATTGGAGGCGTGTACCAGCAGCAAGACCAAAATTGAGTGACAGCAACCAATCAGTGTTGTGATTGGTTAAAAAACAACTCTTAATCTGATTGGACCAAATCAATGGCGTTGACAATCAGGTGTGTTTAATAGGCATATCGTCACCCGCGCGCCATGTTTAAAGTAGCGTTCATGTAAGCTGTGCAGTAAAAGTAGTagaaacaagtttattttaatatatatatatatatttttatctttgaaaatttaaagcaataaacTGCAGGAACAAAAGCAAAGTGAGGAAATAGCGCCACCAGACGAGCTGAGCGAATATTCCAGAGactctttttttgtttacaacTAGCTGGAAGGCTACTTATGCTCCTACAGCCTCATAATGTTACCTGGATAttacagatattattattttttacagcagGAGTGTTTACACCTGTGAATACGTCTGAAACTTCACTTAAAAACCAACTGACTTATTTCCATTACAGCTGAAGGAACAACACAAACCCAACAGTAAAGGTAAGCTGCTGTAAGCACTGcataatttactgtttttttgttgttgttgtttttttatgatatGTGTGGGTAGGCCTGAACAAATAGTTTGTCTTCTACGAAGCCCTGCATGTATTTGTTCTCTATTGTAACGATATTTGATTTTAAGACCTAAAATGTTATCAAAACTATCTCAGGCAGAGATGACTTAGTTTTTAGAAAGGCTTTACTTGTATTAAAATTTTAATCAAGATTATActaatatattacacattttggctgtaaaaaaaaacaaaaaaaaaacaatggatccctaaaatctaatcctagAATTCAAGAAAtattgttcaaataaaaaaataatctgtgtCATGATCCTGAAACATCTGATATTGTCCTGAAGTACAGCAAAAAGTGCTGAAGCATATTATGCTGCTCTGTCTGGGATTCTGTGTACTAATAGCCTGACTAAACTGAAACAGCGTGTGGATATAATGCTATAACATTAGCCAGGAAATCAAACACGTATCAGCCTACTACCACATCATTTTAGGTTCCactctttaaagaaaaaaaaacagttcacttcgaGATTGAAGccataatattacgagattaacgTCGTAATATTGCAAGTTTGAAGTTgaaatattacgagaataaagtcataatattatgaggTTGTAGTTATATTATGAGAATGAAGTTGTAGTATTTTGAGgcaaatgtagttctaactgtaTAAGAGCAGGGCTGCAGTTTAAGATCATGGAGGGAGCgaatgatctgttacagggctgctgtatTCACCACTAGTTATTTTCATTAATaactgctgcttattaatgcactagtggtacagatagataatacagtgtgcagattttgctgtGGTGGTGTCCCAGTAGCCGAGCCTTTGGCTCCTCCACCGCGAAAAGCCTCCCATGTAGGGAGAGTTTGTGTTACTTGccttttagttaattttttgCGAAAAAAGAACATGAATACAATAAATTCCAGTCATGTCCAGACTGGCTGTGTGTTATAAACTATatcaagatcaaatatactgtaaagcaTGATATATGGGGCAAAGTTAGGATCTCTACAGtttaagttgtaatattacgactttattcttgaaGGGAACTGATCCTACAATCATAAAGGAAAGCGAATTAAAATACCTCTGAGTGCAGAACAGCCACACAAGCACAATCACTGTCATATTTGGAACCTTACATTTTTATGTTCTGTTATGTTCTGGCACAGTTTAAGTCATTTAAGCAGTACTGATTCTTATATTCACAACATTTGATTTAAGATTTCTacaatttttgcaattttttcacatttgtacatttgaattgttgtttatattaatttgtttctAATTTGTGCATTACTGTTCATTTGTGAATTTGGATTTCACATGGATGTAGTTTTTCAAACGCAGTTCCAAAGTTTAGTACATTTGTGTACTGTTTTACAAGCTCAAAACCTTTTTGTCCCTTTTTTTACTATCCTTATAAGGATATAATCTTCCAAACTATCAGAAAATAACAGGCAACATTGGAAGTTATCATCTCTTCAGGTACTCACCTGGTGGTGATCTGTTCCTTGCTGTGGTAATCCTCCCTCTGAATGACCGATGCCATCTCACTGAGGGCCTGAAACCGAGGTTCACTAGCCAGTACATCTGTGCAGAGGGCCTCAAGTCGTTGAGCTGCCACTTGAGCGTCCTCCAGACTCTGCAGACCCTTCAGGTCCTCCTTCTGGACCAGCTGCAGTGTGTCTTGCACGTAGCTCTCCCTGAGTGCTGCCTTGCGGCTGAACTTCTGTGCCAGCTGCTcgagctgctccagcctcagcaggGCTTTTTGAAGGTCCCGCTCTCGCTCATGCTCTGCCCGCTCCAGCAAGGCCCAGTTCTTCTCAATATCTCCCAGGGTCTTGCCTTCTGGAGGTATATAGGCCCGCTGGTTGTTGGCTCGCAGCTTGGTGCGCAGGTTGAAGAGGTGGGCTTCGATAGCACCTCGCTCCTGGTACTTAGGGGGCTTCTCCACAGTGCGATAGGTCTTGAAGTCGGTCACCAGGCTTTTTACACCCGCTAAGGAGTTGGGAAAAGAGCGGTCATCTAGCTCCACCACTTTAGTCTTGATCCAGAGTAGGAGGTTAGAGACCATGTGCTCATACTGGTCTTTCATATCGTCCAGCTCTTTCAGGAGGTCCACGATCTGAAATATAGAGTAGAAGTTTACCTAGATGCAGTGTTTTCTCTGCTCCCACACCTGATCCAACATTTACAGACCATTATTaagtaaaaatgtgtgtgtttttaatatgcaactctggaaaaaataagagaccacttaaaaattatgagtttctttgattttaccaaatagaaaacctcaagaggaagatggatgatcacaaaccatcaaatcaagtTGTACTGCTtaaattttcgcaccaggagtataaggcataaagttatccaaaagcagtgtgtaagactgatggaggagaacatgatgccaggatgcatgaaaactgattaagaaccagggttattccaccaaatattgacttctgaactcttatgaatatgatcttgttttctttgcattattatttgaggtctgaaagctctgcatcttttctgttatttttagccatttctcattttctgcaaataaatgctctaaatgacaatatttttatttaaaatttgagaaaaatgttgttcgtagtttattgaataaaaaaatattcattttactcaaacataaacctataaatagtaaaatcagataaactgattcagaaactgaagtggtcttttatgtgTGGAGGATGTGTGAAGGATGGAAACATATTCtcactcctaaaaaaaaaaatacataatttgttCAGGGTTGCCGACTTTGCACTTTGCTGTAGACTATAGATCTTAAATACACTAGtgaatctaaataaaaataattaatagctTTTTTAGTCTAGGGCTGTCAACGGCATGTGCTTGAAAtgcagaaatccttacaaccaagcagagaaattt is a genomic window of Astyanax mexicanus isolate ESR-SI-001 chromosome 14, AstMex3_surface, whole genome shotgun sequence containing:
- the LOC125781014 gene encoding testis-specific serine/threonine-protein kinase 6-like, with protein sequence MRWFASAMRWFKYFFSLLRQPEIDETDTMKFLGFEVCGVIGSGGFGVVKLAKSKKHKSYVAIKTMDCRWVALRSQYSVLEVEIDIISKIRHPHIVHVYEVIRVWDKEVYIVMEAAQSSLGEVLKTGPIPSHTARRWFSQLVSALDYMHEQDIVHHDLKCDNILVTEDCNVKITDFGLSCVTKGYPELCNTFCGTLGYISPEVHNREAYDGKKSDVWSLGIVLYVMVTGKLPSCSRKKKELANLFPDYVEESCRALILDMLQLDPSARPTVRKLSKHPWLQSDVQDTPTSEDDSPETFTSEDKWSETFTSEDKWSETFTSEDEGSVTFTSEDKGSETFTSEDKWSETFTSEDEGSVTFTSEDKGSETFTSEDEGSVTFTSEDKGSETFTSEDEGSVTFTSEDDSPEEEHGFGCLGRILPFQAVLKRVAGACAKAFRVFRQRVKRLFRK